In Jeotgalibaca arthritidis, a single genomic region encodes these proteins:
- the treR gene encoding trehalose operon repressor: MNKFHEIFRDLKQRIEQREYPAGSLLPSELNLAQMYSVSRETIRKALRLLLESGYIQKQQGKGSIVLDIQRLQFPVSGLTSFKELQDGQQINSETIVLQNKVETIPRYLAERFHIPEDQQVISLVRLRKISGEVIILDKDYLLRDIVESVPTDAAEISLYDYLEQERQLNIAYAKKEFVVEPITEEDKHYMNLKNDTHVVVVKSEVYLEDTRLFQYTESRHRLDRFKFVEFARRKHSL; the protein is encoded by the coding sequence TAAATTTCATGAAATTTTTAGAGACCTCAAACAACGAATCGAACAAAGAGAATACCCTGCTGGCAGCCTGCTGCCCAGTGAATTAAACTTGGCCCAAATGTACAGCGTATCACGGGAAACCATTCGAAAAGCACTGCGTTTATTATTGGAAAGTGGCTATATTCAAAAGCAACAAGGAAAAGGCTCGATTGTCTTGGACATCCAGCGCCTGCAATTTCCCGTTTCTGGATTAACCAGTTTTAAGGAGCTTCAAGATGGCCAGCAAATTAATAGCGAGACGATTGTCCTTCAAAACAAAGTAGAAACCATTCCGCGCTACTTAGCCGAACGTTTCCACATTCCCGAAGACCAACAAGTGATTAGCTTAGTGCGCTTGCGTAAAATTTCAGGCGAAGTCATCATTTTGGATAAGGATTATTTGCTGCGTGATATTGTCGAATCTGTGCCAACCGATGCAGCTGAAATCTCCCTTTATGATTATTTAGAACAAGAGCGACAGCTCAATATCGCCTACGCTAAAAAAGAATTCGTCGTCGAACCAATTACCGAAGAAGACAAACATTATATGAACTTGAAAAACGATACCCATGTCGTTGTCGTTAAAAGTGAAGTCTATTTAGAGGACACCCGCCTCTTCCAATATACCGAATCACGACACCGCCTAGACCGCTTCAAGTTCGTTGAGTTTGCTAGACGAAAACATAGTTTGTGA